The Christiangramia flava JLT2011 genome has a segment encoding these proteins:
- a CDS encoding RsmB/NOP family class I SAM-dependent RNA methyltransferase: MRLHRNLVFATIDALSEIFNEGSYADKVIEKTLKRDKRWGSRDRSFIAETTYDIVRWKRLYSEIADVKQPFKREDLFRMFTVWAVLRGIELPDWPQFAGTPERRIKGRFDELSKTRKYRESIPDWMDELGEKELGADTWTREIKALNNQAPVVIRANRLKITPKDLVAVLAQEEIETHNLKNYPDALVLKERANIFKTKAFQNGLFEVQDASSQRVADFLDVKPGMRVVDTCAGAGGKSLHLAALMENKGQIIALDIYGNKLKELKRRAKRAGAHNIETRSIDNNKVIKKLYNSADRVLIDAPCSGLGVLSRNPDAKWKLQPEFLDKIRETQQQILQQYSKMLKKGGKMVYATCSVLPSENQKQVEFFLNSDEGKDFKLLKDEKILSSDSGYDGFYMALLEKK; the protein is encoded by the coding sequence ATGCGATTACACCGAAACCTTGTTTTTGCTACAATAGATGCCCTTTCAGAAATATTTAATGAAGGAAGCTATGCCGATAAGGTCATTGAAAAAACGCTGAAGCGCGATAAGCGCTGGGGTTCTCGAGATCGCAGTTTTATTGCTGAAACTACCTATGATATCGTTCGCTGGAAAAGATTGTATTCCGAAATTGCAGATGTCAAACAGCCATTCAAACGCGAAGATCTTTTTAGAATGTTTACCGTTTGGGCGGTGCTGCGAGGAATTGAGCTACCAGACTGGCCGCAATTTGCCGGCACCCCGGAACGACGGATCAAAGGTCGCTTTGATGAGCTGAGTAAAACCCGGAAATACCGTGAATCTATTCCAGACTGGATGGATGAATTAGGTGAAAAGGAACTCGGAGCAGATACCTGGACCAGGGAAATCAAAGCTTTGAATAACCAGGCGCCGGTAGTCATTCGGGCAAACCGTTTGAAGATCACTCCAAAAGATCTGGTGGCTGTTTTGGCACAGGAAGAAATTGAAACCCACAACCTGAAGAATTATCCCGATGCCCTTGTTTTGAAAGAGCGGGCAAACATCTTTAAAACTAAGGCTTTCCAAAATGGACTTTTTGAGGTTCAGGATGCCAGTTCGCAAAGGGTTGCCGATTTCCTTGATGTGAAACCTGGAATGCGTGTGGTAGATACCTGTGCCGGCGCGGGAGGAAAATCCCTTCACCTGGCTGCTTTGATGGAAAACAAAGGCCAGATCATCGCTTTGGATATCTACGGAAATAAACTGAAGGAATTAAAACGCCGCGCGAAAAGAGCCGGTGCACATAATATCGAAACGCGTAGTATCGATAATAATAAAGTGATCAAGAAGCTTTACAACTCTGCTGATCGTGTACTGATCGATGCGCCATGTAGCGGTCTGGGAGTTCTGAGCAGGAATCCCGATGCTAAATGGAAACTTCAGCCGGAGTTCCTGGATAAAATTCGGGAAACGCAACAGCAAATTCTTCAGCAGTATTCAAAAATGCTTAAAAAAGGTGGGAAAATGGTCTATGCCACCTGTTCTGTTCTGCCTTCAGAAAATCAAAAACAGGTAGAGTTTTTCCTGAATTCCGACGAAGGAAAAGATTTCAAACTGCTGAAAGATGAAAAGATCCTTTCAAGTGACAGCGGTTATGACGGTTTTTACATGGCGCTTCTGGAGAAAAAATAG
- a CDS encoding WD40/YVTN/BNR-like repeat-containing protein gives MRKLFPLLLILLVACKNEQKNTSEEADTPKLSKKYTQVNIEPILENDSLSIRAIEIIGKNVVFAANKGSYGLFNSANKVWKISTQEFDTITPEFRSLASTANDFFMLSVGSPALLYKTGDDGKMKLVYQEDHEKAFYDAVAFWNENEGIAIGDPTDKCLSMIVTRDGGQNWEKLDCSMLPKAEEGEAAFAASNSNIAIQGDEAWVLSGGVKSRIYHSTDKGHTWEVFDTPLLQGEPTQGGYSMDFYDAENGIIIGGDYTKPEGNSGNKAITSDGGKTWKLIADGNNPGYKSSVRYFPNGDAKHIVAVGFTGIDYTSDGGETWKNLSEEGFYTIRFLNDSTAYAAGKGRIARLDFR, from the coding sequence ATGAGAAAACTCTTTCCGCTTTTATTGATTTTGCTTGTAGCCTGTAAAAACGAGCAAAAGAACACTTCCGAAGAAGCCGATACACCTAAACTTTCTAAAAAATATACCCAGGTCAACATTGAGCCGATACTTGAAAATGATTCACTGAGCATCAGAGCTATCGAAATTATTGGAAAAAACGTGGTTTTTGCCGCAAACAAGGGTTCCTACGGTTTGTTCAATTCCGCTAATAAAGTCTGGAAAATCAGCACTCAGGAATTCGATACGATCACTCCGGAATTTCGTTCGCTGGCGAGTACAGCAAATGATTTCTTTATGCTGAGCGTTGGAAGTCCTGCCTTACTGTACAAAACCGGCGATGATGGGAAGATGAAACTGGTTTACCAGGAAGACCATGAAAAAGCTTTTTATGACGCCGTGGCATTTTGGAATGAGAATGAAGGAATCGCCATTGGTGATCCAACCGATAAATGCCTTTCTATGATCGTGACACGCGATGGGGGGCAAAACTGGGAAAAATTAGATTGCAGTATGTTGCCAAAAGCTGAAGAAGGTGAAGCAGCTTTTGCTGCCAGCAATTCTAATATCGCCATTCAGGGAGACGAGGCCTGGGTTCTTAGTGGTGGCGTTAAATCACGAATCTATCATTCTACTGATAAAGGTCATACCTGGGAAGTTTTCGACACCCCGCTACTACAGGGAGAACCTACACAGGGTGGATATTCCATGGACTTTTATGATGCGGAAAACGGAATCATTATCGGTGGAGATTATACCAAACCGGAAGGAAATTCTGGAAATAAGGCAATTACTTCGGATGGAGGGAAGACCTGGAAACTGATTGCCGATGGAAATAATCCCGGCTACAAAAGCAGTGTACGTTACTTTCCAAATGGTGATGCAAAGCATATTGTGGCGGTTGGTTTTACGGGAATCGATTATACTTCAGATGGGGGAGAGACCTGGAAAAATCTATCCGAAGAAGGATTTTACACGATCCGGTTTTTAAATGATTCTACCGCCTATGCCGCTGGAAAAGGACGAATTGCCCGGTTAGATTTTCGGTAA
- a CDS encoding RNA polymerase sigma factor → MNNSEEQFIARLQDDKTAREAFSELVNNYQQRLYWHIRNMVKDHDDADDVLQNTFLKVYRNIKKFKGDSKLYSWMYRIATNEAITFLNHKARRLKISSEELQEKIIDNLESDVYFEGDEIQLKLQKAIATLPEKQQQVFNMKYFQELKYREISEILETSEGALKASYHIAVKKIEEFLKTN, encoded by the coding sequence TTGAATAATTCCGAAGAGCAATTTATAGCAAGGCTCCAGGACGATAAGACTGCGAGGGAAGCTTTCAGTGAGCTGGTAAACAATTACCAGCAGCGGCTCTACTGGCATATTAGGAACATGGTCAAAGATCATGATGATGCAGATGATGTGCTCCAGAATACCTTTCTAAAGGTGTATCGAAATATCAAGAAATTCAAAGGAGACAGTAAGCTCTACAGCTGGATGTACCGCATCGCTACCAATGAAGCCATTACTTTTTTAAATCATAAAGCCCGCAGACTAAAGATTTCTTCGGAAGAACTTCAGGAAAAGATCATCGATAACCTGGAAAGTGATGTGTATTTCGAAGGTGATGAGATCCAGCTAAAATTACAAAAAGCCATCGCGACCCTTCCTGAAAAACAACAGCAGGTTTTCAATATGAAATATTTTCAGGAACTAAAATACCGGGAAATTTCAGAAATCCTGGAAACAAGTGAAGGAGCCTTGAAAGCCTCCTATCATATCGCGGTGAAAAAGATTGAAGAATTTTTAAAAACCAATTAA
- a CDS encoding ABC transporter ATP-binding protein codes for MTYFRKIIQFAKPYKIYAILNIICNIFYAIFSTLSFIALIPVIKVLFDKTERVNEQPVWEGIGHLKDYAVDYFNFYVTQRVNEDEISALIFICGIVVALFFLKNLFGYLSSFFLTFLRNGVLKDVRDALYHKILELPVSYFSEKKKGDIISRITADVNEVQVSFLSVLELIVREPLTILFTILAMLLMSAKLTLFVFVFLPISGFVISLIGKKLKKQSNLAQQENGHFLGIVEETLSSLKIIKGFNAEKRFDARFKESTSRLNNILNSLINRQNLASPTSEFLGIFVIVIILWFGGNMVLVDGTLDAATFIAFLGLAYNILTPAKQISKASYSVKKGNAAAERILEILETPSNLTDAPDAIEKRAFDEKISIDQVNFSYEDEKVLKNFSIEVPKGKTVALVGQSGSGKSTIANLITRFYDVQKGSISMDGIDIKKIKKSSLRNLMGLVTQDSILFNDTVRNNIILGKPDASDEEIIDALKVANAWEFVKDLPQQLETNIGDSGNKLSGGQKQRLSIARAVLKNPPLMILDEATSALDTESEKLVQKALENMMKNRTSVVIAHRLSTIQNADNIVVMQRGEIVEQGKHQELIAKNGTYKKLVEMQSFD; via the coding sequence ATGACCTATTTTCGAAAAATCATTCAGTTCGCGAAACCTTATAAGATTTACGCGATACTGAATATCATTTGTAATATTTTCTATGCGATCTTCAGTACGCTGTCGTTCATCGCGCTCATTCCAGTGATTAAGGTCCTGTTTGACAAGACCGAACGGGTAAACGAACAACCTGTCTGGGAAGGAATTGGTCATTTAAAAGACTACGCCGTTGATTATTTCAATTTCTATGTGACACAACGCGTGAATGAAGACGAGATTTCTGCACTCATCTTTATTTGCGGTATCGTGGTAGCCCTGTTTTTCCTGAAAAACCTGTTTGGCTACCTGTCATCTTTTTTTCTCACCTTTCTTCGGAACGGTGTACTAAAGGATGTTCGCGATGCACTCTACCATAAGATCCTGGAACTCCCGGTAAGCTATTTTTCTGAAAAGAAAAAAGGAGATATTATTTCCCGAATTACTGCGGATGTCAATGAAGTTCAGGTTTCGTTTTTATCGGTTTTGGAACTCATCGTTCGGGAGCCGTTGACGATACTTTTCACTATTCTGGCCATGTTGCTGATGAGCGCCAAGCTCACCCTGTTCGTATTTGTTTTTTTGCCTATTTCCGGATTTGTTATTTCATTAATTGGAAAAAAACTAAAAAAACAGTCCAATTTAGCGCAGCAGGAAAACGGGCATTTTTTGGGAATCGTGGAAGAGACACTTTCCAGTTTAAAAATCATCAAAGGCTTTAATGCAGAGAAGCGTTTTGATGCCCGTTTTAAGGAATCCACCAGCAGGCTCAATAATATTCTGAATAGCCTCATAAATCGCCAAAATTTAGCTTCCCCTACCAGTGAATTCCTCGGGATCTTTGTGATCGTGATCATTTTATGGTTCGGTGGAAACATGGTACTGGTAGATGGTACACTTGATGCGGCTACTTTTATAGCGTTCCTGGGTCTCGCTTATAATATTTTAACTCCCGCCAAACAAATTTCCAAAGCTTCCTACAGCGTGAAGAAAGGAAATGCGGCTGCGGAAAGAATCCTAGAAATCCTGGAAACCCCTTCCAATCTTACCGATGCCCCTGATGCGATTGAAAAAAGAGCGTTCGACGAAAAAATTAGTATCGATCAGGTAAACTTCAGTTACGAAGACGAAAAGGTGTTGAAAAACTTCAGCATAGAAGTACCAAAGGGAAAAACCGTCGCACTGGTGGGTCAATCTGGTTCAGGAAAATCAACCATTGCCAACCTGATCACCCGTTTTTATGACGTTCAGAAAGGTTCGATTTCCATGGACGGTATAGATATCAAAAAAATTAAAAAATCATCACTGCGCAACCTCATGGGCTTGGTCACTCAGGACAGTATTCTCTTTAATGATACGGTGCGGAATAATATTATCTTGGGAAAACCAGATGCCAGCGATGAAGAAATTATCGATGCACTCAAGGTTGCCAATGCCTGGGAATTTGTGAAAGATTTGCCCCAGCAACTGGAAACCAATATTGGGGACAGCGGGAATAAATTAAGTGGCGGGCAGAAACAACGTTTATCTATTGCCCGGGCCGTGCTGAAGAATCCACCACTAATGATCCTCGACGAAGCCACTTCGGCCCTGGATACCGAAAGTGAAAAACTGGTTCAGAAAGCCCTGGAAAATATGATGAAAAATCGTACTTCAGTAGTAATTGCCCACCGACTTTCCACCATCCAGAACGCTGATAATATCGTGGTCATGCAACGTGGGGAGATCGTGGAACAGGGAAAACATCAGGAATTGATCGCCAAAAACGGAACCTACAAAAAGCTGGTGGAAATGCAATCTTTTGACTAG
- a CDS encoding phospho-sugar mutase encodes MANIKPEILQKADAWLSDTFDEETKAEISRMKAENPQELEESFYKNAEFGTGGMRGIMGVGTNRINKYTLGKNTQGLSDYLKKSFPGEELKVAIAYDCRNNSQKLAQVVADVFSANGIKVFLFSELRPTPELSFAVKELGCHCGIVLTASHNPPEYNGYKVYWQDGGQLVPPQDKELVDLINNLEYEKINFEANSALIEKIDKKVDESFAEASVKNGSFDMEASARQNLKIVFTSLHGTSITQVPDVLQKAGFTDVHIVEEQKEPNGNFPTVKSPNPEEPAALKMALELADAKDADIVIGTDPDCDRLGVAVRDLDNKMILLNGNQTMLLMSWYLLEKWKKENRIQGKEFMASTIVSTPMLKNLVEDYGVEYKEVLTGFKWIAKLIKDHPELNFIGGGEESFGYMVGDFVRDKDAVTSTLLACEIAADLKSKGSSFYQQLLELYVKYGLYKEELISLVKKGIQGEKEIKQMLINLRENPWEMVDGEQVVLVEDYQSSVAKNVQNHTEHPIDIPKSNVLIYYTEAGTKIAARPSGTEPKIKFYISVNTDLAAVSEYEKTEKELSEKIQRIKSELSLG; translated from the coding sequence ATGGCGAATATCAAACCTGAAATTCTTCAGAAAGCCGACGCGTGGCTTAGCGACACATTTGACGAAGAGACAAAAGCGGAAATCAGCCGAATGAAAGCTGAAAATCCGCAGGAACTGGAAGAAAGCTTTTATAAAAATGCCGAATTCGGAACCGGTGGCATGCGCGGCATCATGGGTGTGGGTACCAACCGCATCAATAAATATACGTTGGGAAAAAACACTCAGGGTCTTTCAGATTATCTGAAGAAGTCTTTTCCTGGCGAAGAATTAAAGGTTGCGATTGCTTATGATTGCCGCAATAACAGTCAAAAACTGGCACAGGTGGTAGCTGATGTTTTTTCAGCGAACGGGATTAAGGTCTTTCTGTTTTCAGAATTACGCCCTACGCCCGAATTATCATTTGCTGTAAAGGAGCTTGGATGTCACTGCGGAATCGTTCTTACTGCCAGTCACAACCCGCCGGAATACAACGGTTATAAAGTCTACTGGCAGGATGGTGGCCAATTAGTTCCTCCCCAGGACAAAGAATTGGTGGATTTGATCAATAATCTGGAATATGAAAAGATCAATTTTGAGGCAAATTCAGCATTGATCGAGAAAATTGATAAAAAAGTGGACGAGTCTTTTGCTGAAGCTTCAGTCAAAAACGGAAGTTTTGATATGGAAGCTTCCGCTAGGCAAAATCTGAAAATCGTCTTCACTTCTCTACACGGAACTTCGATCACACAGGTTCCGGACGTTTTGCAGAAAGCCGGTTTTACTGATGTGCATATCGTTGAGGAACAAAAGGAACCAAACGGCAATTTTCCAACTGTAAAATCTCCGAATCCTGAAGAGCCGGCAGCCCTGAAAATGGCGCTGGAACTGGCAGATGCCAAGGATGCCGATATCGTGATTGGTACAGATCCCGATTGTGATCGCCTTGGAGTGGCTGTTCGTGATCTTGATAATAAAATGATCCTTCTTAATGGAAACCAGACCATGTTACTCATGTCCTGGTACCTGCTTGAAAAATGGAAAAAAGAGAACCGGATCCAGGGCAAGGAATTTATGGCTTCTACCATAGTTTCTACGCCCATGCTGAAAAACCTGGTGGAAGATTATGGTGTGGAATACAAAGAAGTTCTTACCGGTTTCAAATGGATCGCAAAACTGATTAAAGATCACCCGGAATTGAATTTCATCGGAGGGGGTGAAGAGAGTTTTGGTTACATGGTAGGAGATTTTGTGCGTGACAAAGACGCTGTCACTTCTACCCTTCTGGCCTGTGAGATCGCTGCTGACCTCAAATCTAAAGGCAGCTCGTTCTACCAGCAGCTCCTCGAACTTTATGTAAAATACGGTTTGTATAAGGAAGAATTGATCTCGTTAGTAAAAAAAGGAATTCAGGGTGAAAAAGAGATCAAGCAAATGCTGATCAACCTGCGTGAAAATCCCTGGGAAATGGTTGATGGTGAACAGGTGGTGTTAGTGGAAGATTACCAGTCTTCCGTAGCCAAAAACGTTCAGAACCATACGGAACATCCCATCGATATTCCCAAGTCAAATGTTCTGATTTATTATACGGAAGCCGGTACAAAGATCGCGGCAAGACCAAGCGGCACCGAACCGAAGATCAAATTTTACATCAGCGTGAATACTGATCTTGCTGCTGTTTCAGAATATGAAAAAACCGAAAAGGAACTTTCAGAAAAAATTCAACGAATCAAATCAGAACTCAGTCTGGGTTAA
- a CDS encoding glycosyltransferase family 2 protein encodes MQISVVIPLLNEEQSLVELYNWIAKVLRSNSFSYEIIFIDDGSTDNSWKTIESLSLNDENVKGIRFNRNYGKSQALHAGFLKASGDVVITMDADLQDNPEEIPELYRMITQEDYQLVSGWKKKRYDNVLTKNIPSKIFNAAARKTSGVQLHDFNCGLKAYKQEVIKNIDVYGEMHRYIPVLAKNAGFYRITEKEVKHQARKYGKTKFGINRFIYGFLDLISIWFLSKFGRRPMHLFGSLGVLMFIIGFISAGWIGFSKLYKLYHHQPNTLVALNPWFYIALTVMIIGTQFFLAGFLGELILRSKRDKERYLIRKTTANI; translated from the coding sequence ATGCAAATATCGGTTGTAATACCACTTCTAAACGAAGAACAATCTTTAGTAGAATTATATAATTGGATCGCAAAAGTCTTGCGATCCAATTCCTTTTCATATGAGATCATTTTCATAGATGATGGTAGTACCGATAATTCCTGGAAAACCATTGAATCGCTTTCGCTGAATGATGAAAACGTCAAAGGCATTCGTTTCAATAGAAATTATGGCAAATCGCAGGCTCTACATGCCGGTTTCCTTAAAGCCTCCGGTGACGTGGTCATCACGATGGATGCTGATCTTCAGGACAATCCGGAAGAGATCCCGGAACTTTACCGAATGATCACCCAGGAAGATTACCAGCTGGTGTCAGGCTGGAAGAAAAAAAGATACGATAATGTGCTCACGAAGAATATTCCTTCCAAAATCTTCAACGCAGCCGCCAGAAAAACTTCCGGAGTCCAATTACACGATTTTAATTGCGGACTCAAGGCCTACAAGCAGGAAGTCATCAAGAATATCGACGTTTACGGTGAAATGCATCGATATATCCCGGTTTTAGCCAAAAATGCAGGCTTTTACCGCATAACTGAAAAAGAAGTAAAGCACCAGGCCCGTAAGTACGGAAAGACGAAGTTTGGGATCAATCGGTTCATTTACGGTTTTCTGGATCTCATTAGTATCTGGTTTTTATCCAAATTTGGCCGCCGCCCCATGCATCTTTTCGGCTCCCTGGGGGTTTTGATGTTCATTATCGGTTTTATTTCCGCAGGCTGGATCGGCTTTTCCAAATTATACAAGCTTTACCATCATCAGCCCAATACATTAGTGGCGCTCAATCCCTGGTTTTACATAGCTCTTACCGTAATGATCATTGGAACGCAGTTTTTCCTTGCCGGTTTCCTCGGTGAATTGATCCTGAGATCGAAAAGAGATAAAGAACGCTACCTCATTCGTAAAACCACAGCGAATATTTAA
- a CDS encoding DUF4199 domain-containing protein, translating into MESPAKKVSVAYGIYLGVALILITVLAYAFDLALFTKWWFGILIILFTIIMGGFAASKAKKASTELFSFKKAFGSYFLTIFIGTFIGLLFSFLLFNVVDPAASETLTELTMESTRSMMERFGAPEDQINEALRNMQDNNQFSLVNQLKGYAFQLVLYALLGLIVSLIVREKEQVNV; encoded by the coding sequence ATGGAAAGTCCCGCAAAAAAAGTATCGGTTGCTTATGGTATATACCTTGGCGTCGCACTGATCCTTATTACTGTTTTAGCTTATGCGTTTGACCTGGCCCTGTTCACCAAGTGGTGGTTCGGGATCCTGATCATTCTGTTCACCATTATCATGGGAGGTTTTGCTGCCAGTAAAGCGAAAAAAGCAAGCACCGAACTATTCTCGTTCAAAAAAGCCTTTGGCTCTTATTTTCTAACCATTTTCATCGGAACCTTCATCGGTCTCCTATTCTCGTTCTTACTATTCAACGTGGTCGATCCTGCTGCTTCTGAAACGCTTACCGAACTTACAATGGAATCTACCCGTTCCATGATGGAACGCTTTGGCGCTCCGGAAGACCAGATCAATGAAGCCTTGCGCAATATGCAGGATAACAACCAGTTTTCACTGGTAAACCAATTAAAAGGTTACGCTTTTCAACTGGTATTGTATGCATTGTTAGGACTTATTGTATCTTTGATCGTTCGTGAGAAAGAGCAAGTAAACGTCTAA
- a CDS encoding type B 50S ribosomal protein L31 — protein MKQGIHPENYRLVAFKDMSNDDVFITKSTAKTKETIEVEGTEYPLVKLEISRTSHPYYTGQTKLVDSAGRIDKFKNKYAKFKKK, from the coding sequence ATGAAGCAGGGAATCCATCCGGAAAATTATAGATTAGTAGCTTTTAAAGATATGTCTAATGATGACGTATTCATTACAAAGTCTACTGCTAAGACCAAAGAAACTATTGAAGTTGAAGGAACTGAGTACCCGTTGGTAAAACTGGAAATTTCCAGAACTTCACACCCATACTACACTGGGCAAACCAAATTGGTTGATAGTGCTGGTAGAATTGACAAGTTCAAGAACAAATACGCTAAGTTCAAGAAAAAATAA
- a CDS encoding GlmU family protein gives MNYILFDGPSRNNLLPFTFTRPVAEIRVGILTIREKWQHVLETKLAIQTQDYLRGKWPAQKESSNIFIDASLCPDEDLIQAIQELKPGERLVQDAQVLVYFEETDSYKDVPYTREILQIQHTWDIFSKNAAAIEADFKLLTTGRTSQPIPQHVHAKNPESIFIEEGAEVEFCSLNASSGPIYIGKNAMVMEGTHIRGPFALGDHAIIKMGAKIYGPTTIGPNCKAGGEINNSVMFQNSNKGHDGFLGNSVLGEWCNLGADTNNSNLKNNYAEVRLWDYDKEGFSKTGLQFCGLIMGDHSKCAINTMFNTGTVIGVSANIFGSGFPRNFVPSFSWGGSAGMSVYKLDKVFETAELVLKRRNLELTDADKNILEHVFEETAKWRRF, from the coding sequence ATGAATTATATTCTTTTTGACGGTCCATCCAGGAATAACTTGCTGCCATTTACTTTTACACGGCCGGTGGCTGAAATCCGGGTGGGAATTCTAACCATTAGAGAAAAATGGCAACATGTTTTAGAAACCAAATTAGCCATCCAGACTCAGGATTATCTCCGTGGTAAATGGCCAGCTCAAAAAGAAAGCTCCAATATTTTTATAGATGCTTCCCTGTGTCCTGATGAAGATTTAATACAGGCAATTCAGGAACTGAAACCGGGAGAACGACTCGTTCAGGATGCTCAGGTTTTGGTTTATTTTGAAGAAACCGATTCTTACAAAGATGTTCCATATACCCGTGAAATTCTTCAAATTCAGCATACCTGGGATATTTTCTCCAAAAATGCTGCGGCTATTGAAGCCGATTTTAAGCTGCTCACCACGGGAAGAACTTCCCAGCCAATTCCGCAGCACGTACACGCGAAAAATCCAGAGTCTATTTTTATTGAAGAAGGTGCAGAAGTCGAATTTTGTTCGCTGAATGCGAGTTCAGGCCCGATCTATATTGGTAAAAATGCGATGGTGATGGAGGGAACGCACATTCGTGGGCCCTTTGCTTTAGGAGATCATGCAATCATTAAAATGGGTGCAAAGATTTATGGCCCTACGACTATTGGTCCCAATTGCAAAGCCGGAGGAGAGATCAATAATTCGGTCATGTTCCAGAACTCCAATAAAGGCCACGACGGCTTCCTGGGGAACTCGGTGCTGGGTGAATGGTGTAATCTGGGTGCAGATACCAATAATTCAAATCTCAAAAATAATTATGCGGAAGTAAGGCTTTGGGATTATGATAAAGAGGGTTTTTCAAAAACCGGACTTCAGTTCTGCGGATTGATCATGGGGGATCATAGTAAATGCGCTATTAATACCATGTTTAATACCGGGACGGTAATTGGTGTGAGTGCCAATATCTTCGGAAGTGGTTTTCCACGAAATTTTGTTCCGAGTTTCAGCTGGGGTGGAAGCGCCGGTATGAGCGTATATAAACTCGACAAAGTATTTGAAACAGCAGAATTGGTTCTTAAAAGGCGAAACCTGGAATTAACAGATGCCGATAAGAACATCCTGGAACATGTTTTCGAAGAAACTGCGAAATGGCGGAGATTCTAA